Genomic segment of Bacteroidales bacterium:
TTAACACCAGATAGGGCAGATACATGACAAGGGTCAGTGTCATGAGAATCCAAAAGTAAAGCCCGAGTAAAACATTTTTGATCATGTCGCTAAAATTAATTAAGATTGTGCCTCCAAAACTAAAAATTCCGTGAATTTATTAAAAAAAATAACCTTTCCGGGATGGAACATTTGCTATGAAGTTTTGGTTACCAAGTTATAAAAAGAATTATTCAATTTTTTCATATTGGTTCAGGAATTTTGATTATGATCTCGGTTGAAAATCTGACAGTACAATTTGACGGCAGGGCCTTGTTCCAAAATTTTTCCATGACTGTGGAAAAAGGCGAAAAAGTGACTCTGGCGGGGGAATCGGGAGTGGGTAAAACCACTTTTATTCATTTGCTGCTGGGTTTCTTACCTGTTTACAAGGGCGAAATTTTTATTTTCGGCAAAAGACTAAATCCAAAAAATATTGAATATATCCGTTCCAATATAGCTTACATTCCCCAGGAATTATATTTGCCGCTCAATACTGTTGAAGAAATCATTTATACTCCTTTCCGGTTCAAAAAAAATAAAAATGCTGCCCCCTCCCGGCAAAAAATTATAGA
This window contains:
- a CDS encoding ATP-binding cassette domain-containing protein, whose translation is MISVENLTVQFDGRALFQNFSMTVEKGEKVTLAGESGVGKTTFIHLLLGFLPVYKGEIFIFGKRLNPKNIEYIRSNIAYIPQELYLPLNTVEEIIYTPFRFKKNKNAAPSRQKIIETLNALNLEEDIMKKNLEEISGGQKQRIVIASALLLDKPLLILDEPTSALDTRTINKVVTRVLKENDKTVLSTSHNQIWTDHSDKIYNLDHHGENT